In Staphylococcus saccharolyticus, one genomic interval encodes:
- a CDS encoding amino acid ABC transporter ATP-binding protein, translated as MIELSNIHKSFNGTEVIKGIDLKVNKGEVVTLIGRSGSGKTTLLRMINALEIPTEGTVYVNRQTYTEKDKKSQITVRQQSGMVFQSYNLFPHKSAIENVMEGLIAVKKMNKQEATQQAMELLEKVGLTHVKNQWPHALSGGQQQRVGIARALAMNPKVMLFDEPTSALDPELVNDVLKVVKELADEGMTMVIVTHEMRFAKEVSNQIAFIHEGVIVEQGLPNELFTHPKTEELKRFLNVINDD; from the coding sequence ATGATTGAATTATCAAATATCCATAAATCTTTTAATGGTACTGAAGTAATTAAAGGTATTGATTTAAAAGTTAACAAAGGTGAAGTTGTCACTTTGATTGGTCGTTCAGGTTCAGGCAAAACTACATTACTAAGAATGATTAATGCACTGGAAATACCTACTGAAGGAACAGTTTATGTTAATCGACAAACATATACCGAGAAGGATAAAAAGTCACAAATTACAGTACGTCAACAATCAGGTATGGTCTTTCAAAGTTACAACTTGTTTCCACATAAATCTGCAATAGAGAATGTGATGGAAGGTCTTATCGCTGTAAAGAAAATGAATAAACAAGAAGCAACACAACAAGCGATGGAGTTACTAGAAAAAGTTGGACTCACTCATGTAAAGAATCAATGGCCCCACGCGTTATCTGGCGGACAACAACAACGTGTAGGGATAGCTCGTGCTTTAGCGATGAACCCTAAAGTCATGTTATTTGATGAACCTACATCAGCACTTGATCCAGAATTAGTTAATGATGTACTTAAAGTGGTTAAAGAGTTAGCAGATGAAGGTATGACAATGGTAATAGTTACACATGAAATGCGTTTTGCAAAAGAGGTTTCCAATCAGATTGCATTTATTCATGAAGGTGTTATTGTTGAGCAAGGTTTACCTAATGAACTATTTACACATCCAAAAACAGAAGAATTAAAACGATTTCTTAACGTAATAAATGACGATTAG
- a CDS encoding ASCH domain-containing protein — MGNLEHSMKLLYGPFEAARSGNKKIEIRLNDVKRQSVQIDDVIIFSKVEEPEVKLKVKVIEKDTYDTFQQLLSHYDNVELGFDNQETLAQKVSRLYSIYDQQDELNYGVVALKIELI; from the coding sequence GTGGGAAATTTGGAACACTCGATGAAATTATTATATGGACCATTTGAAGCTGCCCGTTCGGGTAATAAAAAAATTGAAATTCGTTTAAATGATGTGAAAAGACAGTCGGTTCAAATTGATGATGTGATTATATTTTCTAAAGTAGAAGAACCAGAAGTTAAATTAAAAGTTAAAGTTATTGAGAAAGATACCTATGATACATTTCAACAATTATTAAGTCATTACGATAATGTTGAATTAGGTTTTGATAATCAAGAGACTTTGGCTCAAAAAGTTTCTAGACTATATTCAATTTATGACCAACAAGATGAGTTGAACTATGGTGTAGTCGCATTGAAAATCGAATTAATTTAA
- a CDS encoding amino acid ABC transporter permease yields the protein MFLSLNDEQQHALDAAKQAFGPMLEGLVKYSIPITLVTFILGLIIALFTALMRISTSKNLKGIARIYVSIIRGTPMIVQLFIIFYGIPELGRLIINDADNQWTLAPVVAAIIGLSLNVGAYASEIIRGGILSIPKGQTEAAYSIGMNYRQTVQRIILPQAIRVSIPALGNTFLGLIKDTSLVGFILVAEMFRKAQEVASTTYEYLTIYLLVASMYWVVCFIISVIQGWYESRIERGYRS from the coding sequence ATGTTTCTAAGTCTGAATGATGAACAGCAACACGCTTTAGATGCTGCTAAACAGGCTTTTGGCCCTATGTTAGAGGGATTGGTGAAATACTCAATCCCTATTACTTTAGTTACATTTATTTTGGGATTAATTATAGCGTTGTTTACTGCTCTAATGCGTATATCAACTAGTAAAAATTTAAAAGGCATTGCGCGCATTTATGTTTCAATTATTCGTGGAACTCCGATGATTGTTCAACTATTTATTATATTTTATGGTATTCCAGAACTTGGTAGATTAATAATAAATGATGCAGATAATCAATGGACATTAGCTCCAGTTGTTGCAGCGATTATTGGATTGTCCTTGAATGTAGGGGCATATGCTTCAGAAATTATTCGTGGTGGAATTCTTTCCATTCCTAAAGGTCAAACTGAAGCGGCATATTCGATTGGTATGAATTATCGACAAACAGTTCAACGCATTATTTTACCACAGGCAATTAGAGTATCTATCCCAGCGTTAGGTAATACATTTTTAGGGCTGATTAAAGATACGTCATTAGTAGGATTTATCCTTGTAGCTGAAATGTTTAGAAAGGCTCAAGAAGTTGCCTCAACAACATATGAGTACTTAACAATATATCTTTTAGTCGCATCAATGTACTGGGTAGTATGTTTTATTATTTCAGTGATTCAAGGATGGTATGAATCACGCATTGAAAGAGGGTATCGCTCATGA
- a CDS encoding aminoacyltransferase: MNFVNLTSEEFNQFTSENFSHYTQSSIHYDNRNKTKGDVHLVGVKDDDGNVIAACLLTEARSLKFFKYFYTHRGPVMDYGNLVLVRFFFKSLTEYLKKRNCLYVLVDPYLLENIRNADGEIVESHDNRPFIKTMEDLGYKHQGYTVGYDTMSQIRWLSVLNLKNKSEDQLMKEMDYQTRRNIKKTYEMGVQVKTLPIEETDTFFELFQMAEEKHGFKFREKPYFVEMQKTYEDHAMLKLAYIDLQDYLNTLHHKHDDLEKQLKEVEKTLEENPNSKKNKTKHTQVKQQYDSNERKINQTKEKIAEEGQVINLAAALYIYNEHEVYYLSSGSNPKYNAYMGAYRLQWDMIKFAKKHNIDRYNFYGITGDFSELAEDTGVQKFKEGFNAQVYEYIGDFIKPIKPLFYKVKRTLENRK; this comes from the coding sequence ATGAATTTTGTTAACTTAACTTCTGAAGAATTTAATCAGTTTACTTCAGAAAATTTTTCTCATTATACTCAATCGAGTATACATTATGATAATCGTAATAAAACGAAAGGTGACGTTCATCTTGTGGGAGTTAAAGATGATGATGGTAACGTCATTGCTGCATGTTTGTTAACAGAAGCACGTTCTCTTAAGTTCTTCAAATATTTTTATACACATAGAGGTCCAGTCATGGACTATGGTAATTTAGTGTTAGTTCGTTTCTTCTTTAAATCCCTCACTGAATATTTAAAAAAACGTAATTGTTTATACGTACTTGTAGATCCTTATCTGTTAGAAAATATACGTAATGCTGATGGAGAAATTGTAGAATCACATGATAATAGACCATTCATTAAAACGATGGAAGATTTAGGCTATAAGCATCAAGGATATACAGTTGGTTATGATACAATGAGTCAAATTCGTTGGCTATCAGTTTTAAATCTTAAAAATAAATCTGAAGATCAACTAATGAAAGAAATGGATTATCAAACACGTCGAAATATTAAAAAAACTTATGAGATGGGCGTTCAAGTAAAAACGTTACCTATTGAAGAGACAGATACATTTTTTGAATTATTCCAAATGGCAGAAGAAAAACACGGCTTTAAATTCCGTGAAAAACCATATTTTGTAGAAATGCAAAAAACTTATGAAGATCATGCAATGCTAAAACTTGCTTATATCGACTTACAAGACTATTTGAACACATTACATCATAAACATGATGACCTTGAGAAACAGCTTAAAGAAGTGGAAAAAACATTAGAAGAAAATCCTAATTCTAAAAAGAATAAAACAAAGCATACTCAAGTCAAACAGCAATATGATAGTAATGAACGTAAAATAAACCAAACTAAAGAAAAAATAGCAGAAGAAGGACAAGTAATTAACCTGGCTGCAGCATTGTATATTTATAATGAGCATGAAGTCTATTACTTATCTAGTGGTTCAAACCCTAAATATAATGCTTATATGGGAGCGTATCGCTTACAATGGGATATGATTAAATTTGCGAAAAAACACAATATTGATCGTTACAACTTCTATGGTATCACTGGAGACTTCAGTGAACTTGCAGAAGACACAGGTGTTCAAAAGTTCAAAGAAGGTTTCAATGCGCAAGTCTATGAATATATTGGAGACTTTATTAAACCTATCAAACCACTATTCTATAAAGTAAAGCGAACACTTGAAAACCGTAAATAA
- a CDS encoding transporter substrate-binding domain-containing protein, translating into MKRLLLCVVSLVFILAACGNNNSSSDKESKSDNKDGNTIRVGTEGTYAPFTFHNKKDQLTGYDIDVIKAVAKEENLKLKFNETSWDSMFAGLDTGRFDVIANQVGINKDRQKKYKFSDPYTYSSAVLVVRENEKNIKSFNDVKDKKLAQTFTSNYGQLAKDKGASIAKVDGFNQSMDLLLSKRVDGTFNDSLSYLDYKKQKPNVKIKVIKGHAEQSKSAFAFSKKVDDKTVEKFNKGLKKIKDNGELAKIGKKWFGQDVSKSE; encoded by the coding sequence ATGAAGAGACTTTTACTTTGTGTCGTATCACTTGTTTTTATATTAGCAGCATGTGGTAATAACAATTCATCTAGTGATAAAGAGAGTAAATCAGATAATAAAGATGGAAATACAATACGAGTAGGTACTGAAGGTACATATGCACCTTTTACTTTTCATAATAAGAAAGATCAACTTACTGGCTACGATATTGATGTAATTAAAGCAGTAGCTAAAGAAGAAAATCTTAAATTAAAATTTAATGAAACATCATGGGATTCAATGTTTGCTGGTTTAGATACAGGACGTTTTGATGTCATTGCCAACCAAGTTGGAATTAATAAAGATAGACAGAAAAAATATAAATTTTCAGATCCATATACATATTCAAGTGCGGTGCTTGTAGTTCGTGAAAATGAAAAGAATATTAAATCATTTAATGATGTAAAAGATAAAAAGTTAGCACAAACATTTACTTCTAATTACGGTCAATTAGCGAAGGATAAAGGTGCTAGTATTGCTAAAGTAGATGGATTTAATCAATCTATGGATTTATTACTTTCAAAGCGCGTGGATGGAACTTTTAATGATAGTTTATCTTATTTAGATTATAAAAAACAAAAGCCTAATGTTAAGATTAAAGTAATTAAAGGTCATGCTGAACAAAGTAAATCAGCTTTTGCATTTTCTAAGAAGGTTGACGATAAAACAGTTGAAAAATTTAATAAAGGTCTCAAAAAGATTAAAGACAATGGTGAATTAGCTAAAATAGGTAAGAAATGGTTTGGTCAAGATGTTTCTAAGTCTGAATGA
- a CDS encoding SRPBCC family protein, with product MSVKKDKNRIIFSRTFDASIDSVFDAYTHKSLFEKWFHPQGTTTKVYEFNAVEGGRAFFAIKTSNMTSYTVSEYQNVKRPHHIEYLDYFATPQGEKDMSMSKMRIFLDFKEKQGRTTVTSTSVFSTQDAAQQALDMGVEQGMNSTLDQLELLLKR from the coding sequence ATGTCAGTTAAAAAAGATAAAAATAGAATTATTTTTTCAAGAACATTCGATGCATCTATTGATAGCGTGTTTGATGCATACACACATAAATCGCTTTTTGAAAAATGGTTTCATCCACAAGGTACTACAACGAAGGTTTATGAATTTAATGCTGTAGAAGGTGGTAGAGCATTTTTCGCAATTAAAACATCTAATATGACAAGTTATACAGTTTCTGAATATCAAAATGTAAAGCGTCCGCATCATATTGAGTACTTAGATTATTTCGCTACACCACAGGGAGAAAAAGATATGAGTATGTCTAAGATGCGAATCTTTTTAGACTTTAAAGAAAAGCAGGGTCGAACAACTGTAACTTCCACATCAGTATTTTCTACTCAAGATGCTGCACAACAAGCATTAGATATGGGAGTAGAACAAGGTATGAATTCAACACTTGATCAATTAGAATTGTTGCTAAAAAGATAA
- the nirB gene encoding nitrite reductase large subunit NirB, producing the protein MMKQKLVMIGNGMAGLRTIEEILERLDSQFDITIIGKEPYPNYNRIMLSNILQKKMTLEDIIMNSYKWYEEHDIMLITDDPVQKVDRDNKVLTTSKGVTVDYDICIFATGSKAFVLPIKGFDFPSVIGWRTIDDTNKMIEIAKTKKHAVVIGGGLLGLECARGLLDQGMEVTVLHLADWLMEMQLDHKAGEMLKADLEKQGMKIELQANSKEIIGDEDVEAIKLSDGRVIETDLVVMAVGIRPYTEVAKDSGLEVNRGIVVNDYMQTSDPNIYAVGECAEHNGKVYGLVAPLYEQGKVLADYLTGKESDGYKGSTTFTSLKVSGCDLYSAGQIVENDEVHGVEIFNSVDNIYKKVYLSGGQVVGAVLYGDTDDGSRFYNMMKKHETLEDYTLVSLLHKGNEDATTSIADMDDDEIICGCNGVDKGTIVNAITTKGLTSVDEVTKATKAGNSCGKCKGQIGELLQYTLGDDFVAAKPSGICPCTDLTRDQIVTQIRAKGFKTSKEVRHVLDFKDKNGCPKCRPAINYYLNMVYPFEHHDEKDSRFANERYLANIQNDGTFSVIPQMRGGVTDADQLIRLGEVAKKYNVPLVKVTGSQRVGLYGLKKEELPKVWEDLGMRSASAYGKKTRSVKSCVGKEFCRFGTQYTIRLGIRLEKTFEYIDTPHKFKMGVSGCPRSCVESGVKDFGVISVENGYQIYIGGNGGTDVTVGKLLTTVETEDEVIQLCGAIMQYYRETGIYAERTAPWLERMGFDNVKDIVLNKDKQKALYLRIMEAKKAVEKEPWEAIVEDKNEQKIFEVEKVK; encoded by the coding sequence ATGATGAAACAAAAATTAGTAATGATTGGTAATGGAATGGCGGGTTTGAGAACGATAGAGGAAATCCTAGAGCGTTTGGATTCGCAATTTGATATTACAATAATCGGAAAAGAACCCTATCCGAACTATAACAGAATTATGTTATCAAATATTTTACAAAAAAAGATGACTCTTGAAGATATAATCATGAATTCATATAAATGGTATGAAGAACATGATATTATGCTTATTACTGATGATCCTGTTCAAAAAGTAGATAGAGACAATAAAGTTTTAACTACTTCAAAAGGTGTCACTGTTGATTATGACATTTGTATATTTGCTACGGGTTCTAAAGCTTTTGTATTACCTATCAAAGGTTTCGATTTTCCAAGTGTGATTGGTTGGAGAACAATTGATGATACCAATAAAATGATTGAAATTGCGAAAACAAAAAAACATGCAGTCGTTATTGGTGGGGGTCTATTAGGATTAGAATGTGCACGTGGCTTATTAGATCAAGGAATGGAAGTGACTGTACTGCATCTAGCTGATTGGTTAATGGAAATGCAACTTGACCATAAAGCTGGAGAGATGCTTAAAGCAGATTTAGAAAAACAAGGAATGAAAATTGAACTTCAAGCAAACTCTAAAGAAATTATAGGCGATGAAGATGTTGAAGCTATTAAATTGTCGGATGGTCGTGTCATAGAGACTGATTTAGTTGTCATGGCTGTAGGCATAAGACCATATACTGAAGTTGCTAAAGACAGTGGACTTGAAGTTAATAGAGGAATTGTAGTAAATGACTATATGCAAACGTCAGATCCTAACATATATGCTGTAGGAGAGTGTGCTGAGCATAATGGAAAAGTTTATGGTTTAGTAGCACCTCTATATGAACAAGGTAAAGTACTTGCAGATTATTTAACAGGTAAAGAATCAGATGGCTATAAAGGTTCTACAACATTTACATCTTTAAAAGTTTCAGGTTGTGATTTATATAGCGCTGGACAAATTGTTGAAAATGATGAGGTACATGGTGTAGAAATCTTCAACAGTGTCGATAATATTTATAAAAAGGTTTATTTAAGTGGAGGACAAGTTGTTGGAGCTGTACTCTATGGCGATACAGATGATGGTTCAAGATTTTATAACATGATGAAAAAACACGAAACACTTGAAGATTATACACTCGTATCTTTACTTCATAAAGGCAATGAGGATGCAACTACGTCAATTGCGGATATGGATGATGACGAAATAATTTGTGGATGTAACGGCGTTGATAAAGGAACAATTGTAAATGCCATTACGACAAAAGGTTTAACATCAGTTGATGAAGTAACTAAAGCTACTAAAGCTGGTAATTCATGTGGTAAATGTAAAGGACAGATTGGCGAATTGTTACAGTATACACTCGGTGATGATTTTGTAGCGGCTAAACCTTCAGGTATTTGCCCTTGTACAGATTTAACAAGAGATCAAATTGTTACTCAAATTAGAGCTAAAGGATTCAAAACATCTAAAGAAGTCCGCCATGTTTTAGATTTCAAAGATAAAAATGGATGTCCTAAATGTCGACCTGCTATTAACTATTATTTAAATATGGTTTATCCATTCGAGCATCATGATGAAAAAGATTCACGTTTTGCTAACGAAAGATATCTTGCAAATATTCAAAATGATGGAACTTTCTCAGTCATCCCTCAAATGCGTGGTGGAGTTACTGACGCCGATCAATTGATTAGATTAGGCGAAGTAGCTAAAAAATATAATGTGCCACTTGTTAAAGTTACAGGTTCACAACGCGTTGGTCTATATGGATTGAAAAAAGAAGAGCTACCGAAAGTATGGGAAGATTTAGGTATGCGTTCTGCGTCAGCTTATGGTAAAAAGACACGTTCAGTCAAAAGTTGTGTAGGTAAAGAATTTTGTCGTTTTGGAACACAATATACGATTCGACTAGGTATTAGACTTGAAAAGACATTTGAATATATAGATACACCTCACAAATTTAAAATGGGTGTTTCAGGATGTCCAAGAAGCTGTGTTGAATCTGGTGTTAAAGACTTTGGTGTTATTTCAGTTGAAAATGGCTATCAAATTTATATCGGTGGAAACGGCGGCACTGATGTAACAGTTGGTAAGTTATTAACTACTGTGGAAACTGAAGATGAAGTGATTCAGCTATGTGGAGCAATTATGCAATATTATAGGGAAACAGGTATTTATGCTGAAAGAACAGCACCATGGTTAGAGCGTATGGGATTCGATAATGTTAAAGATATCGTATTAAATAAAGATAAACAAAAAGCGTTATATTTAAGAATCATGGAAGCGAAAAAAGCAGTTGAAAAAGAACCATGGGAAGCAATTGTTGAAGATAAAAACGAACAAAAAATCTTTGAAGTTGAGAAGGTGAAATAA
- a CDS encoding DUF4467 domain-containing protein, producing the protein MVGVSNLKKLAVILAVLVILLVGCSSGKYTDKIDKAVKIQEKKQQKIAKNDSGDEVKHFDKKDANIYVFNKGKYVILEYKPLSDDAEVCYYTYEFENSKAHYKKDFNSKRYYQAHEPDYKEENMN; encoded by the coding sequence ATGGTAGGAGTGAGTAATTTGAAAAAGTTAGCAGTTATCTTGGCTGTATTGGTAATACTACTTGTTGGATGTAGTAGTGGTAAGTATACAGATAAAATAGATAAGGCTGTGAAGATACAAGAAAAAAAACAACAAAAAATTGCTAAAAATGATTCAGGTGATGAAGTAAAGCATTTTGATAAAAAAGATGCTAATATTTATGTTTTTAACAAAGGTAAATATGTAATTTTGGAATACAAACCTCTAAGTGATGATGCTGAAGTCTGTTACTATACATATGAATTTGAGAATAGTAAAGCGCATTACAAAAAGGATTTTAATTCCAAAAGGTATTATCAAGCCCATGAACCGGATTATAAAGAAGAAAATATGAATTAA
- a CDS encoding sirohydrochlorin chelatase: MIGNILVAHGMRKGDQNKALEEFITTLLKDEQYHYELAFLESDTQNLEITMESMIQQGVTRFRIVPLLIFSTMHYISDIPQTLKEMNGKYPHIVSEMSEPLGTHPYMAELVEKRIADVQLKEGSKVATVVIAHGNGSGRFTKAHDELKAFVKSIHTDHLIHARALYGVLSFRNDLDEISNNYDELIIVPLFLFDGRLVNKVKTFIDQMTLFSDIHITPSINFDHILKLIIREKLEELCV, encoded by the coding sequence ATGATAGGAAATATTTTAGTTGCACATGGAATGAGGAAAGGAGATCAAAATAAAGCATTAGAAGAGTTTATAACTACGCTTTTAAAAGATGAACAATATCATTATGAGTTGGCATTTCTTGAAAGTGATACACAAAATCTTGAAATAACAATGGAAAGCATGATTCAGCAAGGCGTAACTAGATTTAGAATTGTTCCTTTACTCATTTTTAGTACGATGCATTATATCAGTGATATTCCCCAAACTTTAAAAGAGATGAATGGTAAATATCCTCATATTGTTAGTGAAATGAGTGAACCACTTGGAACACATCCTTATATGGCAGAGTTAGTTGAGAAAAGAATTGCGGATGTTCAGTTAAAAGAAGGTTCAAAAGTAGCAACAGTTGTTATCGCACATGGTAATGGGAGTGGAAGATTTACAAAAGCACATGATGAACTTAAAGCTTTTGTAAAAAGTATTCATACTGATCATCTTATACACGCAAGAGCGCTATATGGTGTATTGTCATTTAGAAACGATTTAGATGAGATTTCAAACAACTATGATGAGCTTATTATTGTTCCATTATTTTTATTTGATGGACGTTTAGTCAATAAGGTTAAAACATTTATTGATCAAATGACGCTTTTTAGTGACATACATATTACGCCATCAATAAACTTTGACCATATTCTGAAACTTATTATCAGAGAAAAACTAGAAGAACTTTGTGTTTAG
- the nikA gene encoding nickel ABC transporter substrate-binding protein codes for MKKFITLIVMISFILASCGGNSNNDKNTLNVEIPLKTKSIAPYETDIPVRVGALESLFKMSKDGKVKPLLVKSYHQKSDDTLELTLKDNVKFQNGHQLTGEAVKKSLEEAMKKSDLLKGSLPIKSISANNQKVTITTNEPYPELKSELANPFAAIYDIKANSKVTDKPVGTGPYQIDKYQRSQKIELSKFKDYWQGTPQLNKINVTYHEDGNTRVDNLLSSKSDLTTDVPIDRINDVKQSKKADIQSTSGFRTHLLLYNHESNKMNKNVREALDMIINRKEIAQNVSKNYAKPAAGPFNHRLKSLEKEQVQPQNIDKAKKLLAKECYTQSNPLKLKMSTYNGRPELPKIGQVIQSEAKKANIDIQLHNVDDIDGYLKDTKAWDISMYSYLSIPRGDTGYFFNTAYLSDGALNKGHYNNKDVTQLIKKLNTTFGDKQRATVTNEILDQSKQDIPNSYITYNHQIDGVSNKVKHFKVTPESIYLIDYKLSKSE; via the coding sequence ATGAAAAAATTTATAACTCTTATTGTAATGATATCTTTTATTTTAGCAAGCTGTGGAGGTAATTCAAACAATGATAAAAATACTTTGAATGTAGAAATCCCTTTGAAAACAAAATCAATCGCACCATATGAAACAGATATTCCTGTAAGAGTTGGCGCATTGGAATCATTATTTAAAATGTCAAAAGATGGAAAAGTTAAACCACTTTTAGTAAAAAGTTATCATCAAAAATCAGATGATACTCTAGAACTCACTTTAAAAGATAATGTAAAATTCCAAAATGGACATCAATTAACAGGTGAAGCAGTTAAAAAAAGTCTAGAAGAAGCCATGAAAAAAAGTGATTTATTAAAAGGATCTTTACCTATAAAATCAATATCTGCAAACAATCAAAAAGTAACAATTACTACAAATGAACCTTATCCAGAATTAAAATCAGAGCTTGCTAATCCATTTGCGGCGATTTATGATATCAAAGCGAATAGTAAAGTCACTGATAAACCAGTGGGAACAGGCCCTTATCAAATTGATAAATATCAACGCTCTCAAAAAATTGAGTTATCTAAATTTAAAGATTATTGGCAAGGAACCCCTCAATTAAATAAGATTAATGTCACTTACCATGAAGACGGAAACACGCGTGTAGATAATCTTTTATCAAGTAAATCTGATTTAACAACTGACGTCCCTATTGATCGAATTAATGATGTTAAACAATCTAAAAAAGCTGACATCCAAAGCACATCTGGTTTCAGAACACATTTACTGTTATATAATCACGAAAGTAATAAAATGAATAAAAATGTCAGAGAAGCTTTAGATATGATTATTAATCGTAAAGAAATAGCTCAAAATGTTTCTAAAAATTACGCAAAACCTGCGGCAGGACCTTTTAATCACAGATTAAAATCATTAGAAAAAGAACAGGTTCAACCTCAAAATATTGACAAAGCTAAAAAGCTTCTAGCTAAAGAGTGCTATACTCAATCCAATCCTTTAAAACTGAAAATGTCAACATACAATGGTCGACCTGAATTGCCTAAAATTGGACAGGTAATTCAATCTGAAGCTAAAAAAGCCAATATAGATATCCAGTTACATAACGTTGATGATATTGATGGTTACTTAAAAGATACAAAAGCTTGGGACATCTCAATGTATAGTTACTTAAGTATCCCTCGTGGTGACACTGGTTATTTCTTTAACACAGCATATTTATCTGATGGTGCTTTAAATAAAGGTCATTATAATAATAAAGACGTTACTCAATTGATTAAAAAGCTAAACACTACTTTTGGTGATAAACAACGAGCTACTGTAACTAATGAAATTTTAGATCAATCAAAACAAGATATTCCAAACAGTTATATTACTTATAATCATCAGATTGACGGTGTGAGCAATAAAGTTAAACATTTTAAAGTGACGCCTGAATCTATATATTTAATTGATTATAAACTTAGTAAAAGTGAATAA
- a CDS encoding DsbA family protein — MKKVIGFVCIICMIALYSCSNQSSSLKESEKGKPVVMIFGDFKCSYCKKVEENVMSQLKKKYIDTNNVKFQYVNLAFLGKDSIIGSRAQHAVNHYAPKYSLQFQKSMFKQQQDEDKQWITEKLVDRQIDKLNISKEDKKAIKKDYKTNGSTSWKEAKKDQQIAKDNHIKQVPTAFVKGKKVEDPYHFSNYVELLENE; from the coding sequence ATGAAAAAAGTAATTGGATTTGTATGTATTATATGTATGATAGCATTGTATAGTTGTTCAAATCAATCAAGTTCTTTAAAAGAGTCGGAAAAAGGTAAACCTGTTGTAATGATATTTGGTGACTTTAAATGTTCGTACTGTAAAAAAGTAGAAGAAAACGTCATGTCACAATTAAAAAAGAAATATATTGATACGAATAATGTTAAATTTCAATACGTGAATTTAGCTTTCTTAGGAAAAGATTCCATTATAGGTTCAAGAGCACAACATGCAGTCAATCACTATGCCCCTAAGTATTCACTCCAATTCCAAAAATCAATGTTTAAACAACAACAAGATGAAGATAAACAGTGGATTACTGAGAAATTAGTTGATCGACAAATCGATAAATTAAATATCAGCAAAGAAGATAAAAAAGCTATTAAAAAAGATTATAAAACAAATGGCTCGACATCATGGAAAGAAGCTAAAAAGGATCAACAAATAGCTAAAGATAATCATATAAAACAGGTACCAACAGCGTTTGTTAAAGGTAAGAAAGTTGAAGATCCATATCATTTTAGTAATTACGTTGAGTTATTGGAAAATGAATAA
- a CDS encoding putative metal homeostasis protein, whose amino-acid sequence MKQDLQTARRNLNSPNIKTRKRALKIIKQHQNQDK is encoded by the coding sequence ATGAAACAAGATTTACAAACTGCACGTCGTAATCTTAATAGTCCTAATATTAAAACGCGCAAACGTGCCTTAAAAATAATTAAACAACACCAAAATCAAGATAAATAA
- a CDS encoding class I SAM-dependent methyltransferase, producing MSEIERHIKLNDNVKVLDIGTGAGFLAMTCAQEGCIVTGIDISSEMINCTHTLAQDIKIPATFKVMDAAHLHFDDATFDLVIARNVTWLMLTPLRAYKEWLRVLKPKGHLINFDADYGKDDFINSALLSQQHIHRNIDKSMLEKYE from the coding sequence TTGTCAGAAATCGAACGTCACATCAAACTTAATGATAATGTGAAAGTTCTAGACATCGGCACAGGAGCCGGATTTTTAGCAATGACGTGTGCACAAGAAGGTTGTATTGTTACAGGTATTGATATTTCAAGTGAAATGATTAACTGTACACATACTTTAGCGCAAGATATAAAAATACCCGCAACTTTTAAGGTTATGGATGCAGCACATTTGCACTTTGATGATGCAACTTTTGATTTGGTTATCGCTAGAAATGTGACATGGTTAATGCTTACCCCTCTAAGAGCATATAAAGAATGGTTGAGAGTCCTTAAGCCAAAAGGACACCTCATTAACTTTGATGCTGATTATGGTAAAGATGATTTTATAAATAGTGCTTTGTTATCTCAACAGCATATTCATCGAAACATTGATAAGTCGATGCTCGAGAAATATGAGTAA